Proteins encoded in a region of the Manduca sexta isolate Smith_Timp_Sample1 chromosome 9, JHU_Msex_v1.0, whole genome shotgun sequence genome:
- the LOC115441308 gene encoding cytochrome b-c1 complex subunit 6, mitochondrial isoform X1, which produces MAEKIVPVVKAEEEEVEEEELVDPQGALREQCAQKADAQNLWGKYQECNDRVNSRSNTAETCEEELIDYLHVLDKCVTKDLFKRLK; this is translated from the exons ATGGCAGAAAAAATAGTCCCCGTAGTCAAGGCTGAGGAAGAAGAGGTCGAGGAAGAAGAATTAGTGGACCCACAGGGAGCACTCAGg GAACAATGTGCCCAGAAAGCTGATGCCCAAAATTTGTGGGGCAAATACCAAGAGTGTAATGACCGTGTAAACTCCCGATCCAACACTGCTGAGACCTGTGAAGAGGAACTCATTGACTACCTCCATGTCCTGGACAAATGCGTCACCAAAGACTTGTTCAAGCGGTTAaagtaa
- the LOC115441308 gene encoding cytochrome b-c1 complex subunit 6, mitochondrial isoform X2 — protein MITSIAGKMAEKIVPVVKAEEEEVEEEELVDPQGALREQCAQKADAQNLWGKYQECNDRVNSRSNTAETCEEELIDYLHVLDKCVTKDLFKRLK, from the exons ATGATTACATCGATTGCAGGCAAAATGGCAGAAAAAATAGTCCCCGTAGTCAAGGCTGAGGAAGAAGAGGTCGAGGAAGAAGAATTAGTGGACCCACAGGGAGCACTCAGg GAACAATGTGCCCAGAAAGCTGATGCCCAAAATTTGTGGGGCAAATACCAAGAGTGTAATGACCGTGTAAACTCCCGATCCAACACTGCTGAGACCTGTGAAGAGGAACTCATTGACTACCTCCATGTCCTGGACAAATGCGTCACCAAAGACTTGTTCAAGCGGTTAaagtaa